The Streptomyces sp. NBC_00510 genomic interval CACCCACGCCCACAGCGAGGGCGAGTACGGCAAGCGACGGGCGGGCTGCGAGGAGGCGGCGGCGCTGCTCGGCGTGGACGCGCTGCGGGACATCCCGTACGACGGGCTCGACGAGGCCCTCGCCCGCGTCGAGGACCCCGAACTGCGGCCGCTGGTACGGCACGTGGTCACCGAGGACCGCCGGGTCGAGCGGGTCGTCGAACTGCTGGAGACGGGCGACGCCCGTGCCATCGGGCCGGTGCTGACCGAGGGCCACGCCTCGCTGCGCGACGACTTCAAGGTCTCCTGCCCGGAACTCGACCTGGTGGTGTCGGCCGGTGTGGAGGCGGGCGCCCTCGGCGCGCGCATGACCGGCGGCGGCTTCGGCGGTTCGGCGATCGTGCTGGTGGAGGAGTCCGCCGCGGAGAAGACCGCCGAGGCGATCGTCGGGGCCTTCGCCACGGCCGGCCACCGCGAGCCGCGGGTCTTCACCGCGGTGCCGTCCGCGGGGGCCCGCCGGCTGGTCTGACCCGTTGCGGAGGGAGGGAGCCGGCCCGGGCCTCAGGGCCGGCTCCCTGCCGTGGGACGCCTGGCCGGCAGGAAGTCCGTCACGCCCGGCGGGTGGTCGGGCACCGCGTGGACGACGACGGGGAGTTCACGGTCCGCGTCCGTGCCGCGCATCGACGCGAGCAACGGGTGATCGGCGGTGCCGGACGCCCCCACCGGCGCTGCCGCGGCTCGGCACGCCTTTCTCCGTCCACCGCTGTGGAAAACCGCACCGTGGGCCACGGTTCGGCACGTCCCGGGGGAACTCCGTCCCGCAAGTTTTTCCATTCGGGCGCCTTTGTCTGCTCCTGCCCCTACGCTTTTTGGCAGCGCCGGTGGGGGCCGGCGGCATCAGGGGGCGAGACACAAGGGTTCGGCACCTGGTTGGGGACGGCTGCTAGCCCGGCGGCGTGCGGCGTCCGCTCCAGGTGCCGGGCCTCCGTGCACATCGACCTCGTCCGTGGGGGGAAGTGCCGAATGCCGGGAGTGGGGCCCGTGGGACGAATCCGCGTTCTCGTCGTCGACGACCACCGCATCTTCGCCGAATCGCTCGCGGCCGCCCTCGCGGCCGAGCCCGATGTCGACGTCTCGGCCGCCGGGAGCGGGGCGGCTGCCCAGCGCTGCCTGGAACGCGCGGCCTCCGACGGCCGCCGCTACGACGTGCTGCTGGTCGACGCCGACCTGGGGACGACGTCCGCCGTGGGGGTCCGGGTGATGGGCGCGCCCAGGGCCGCCCCGCTCGGCGCCGCCGACGGCGGCGCCCAGACCGGACTCGACGGCATCGCCCTGGTGGAACGCGTACGGTCCGAACACCCCGCCACCCGGACGGTCGTGCTCGCCGAGCGGGACGACGCGCGCCGAGCCGCCCGGGCCCTGCAGGCCGGCGCCTCCGGCTGGGTCGCCAAGGACTGCTCGCTGTCCCGGCTGCTGGCCGTGATGCGCGGCGTCCTGCGGGACGAGACGCATCTGCCGCCCGCCCTGCTCACCGGCGTGCTGCGGGAGTTGACCGCCGCGCGCCGGCACCGGACGGAGAGCGAGCGGCTGGTGGAGTCGCTCACCCCGCGCGAGCAGGAGGTGCTGCGCTGCATGGTGGCCGGCCTGGGCCGCAAGGCGGTCGCCGAGCGGCTGTACCTGTCGCCGCACACCGTCCGCACCCACATGCAGAACGTGCTGGGCAAGCTGGGCGTGCATTCGACGCTGGCCGCCGTGGCGCTGGCCCGGCGGGCCGGGGTGCCACCGGCCGACGGAGAGGGCGGCCGGGTGGGTTCCGCGGCCCCGGTGCAGCACGTCTGACGGCATGGAGCGCGGCGGATCGCCCTCCCCGTGACCGGGGAGAGCGACCCGCCGGGTCACCGCGGATACCCGCGGTCATTCACCGCCGACGCCGGTGGTCGGCGCCGGGCGGTCACCGCCGACGCCGGTGGTCGGCGCCGGGCGGTCACCGCCGACGCCGGTGGTCGGCGTCGAGCGGCTGGTGTCACGGTCGTTGGCACGGTCGCGGTGACCGTTCTCCTGACCGCGGTCATTGAGGCCGTCGAACGGGTCGCGGCCGTTGTTGTCGCCACGGTTGTTGTCACCCGCGTCGTCGAAGGGGTCGCGGTTGTTGTCGCCGCGGTTGTCGCCCCGGCCGTTGTCGCCCCGACCGTTACCGCCGCGGCCGTTGTCGCCGCGGTTGTCGCCGCGGCCGTTGTCCCCGCGGCCGTTGTCACCACGGTTGCCGCCCCGGCCGTTGTCACGGCAGTTGAAGCCACCGTTGAAGCCGGGGCCGCCCACGAAGCCGGGACCGGCGATACCGCCGATACCGCCGACTCCGCCGACTCCGCCGACTCCGCCGACGAAGCCCGGACCGCCGACTCCACCGACTCCACCGACTCCGCCGACTCCGCCGACGAAGCCCGGCCCGCCGACGCCACCGATACCGCCGACGCCACCGACTCCGCCGATACCGCCGACTCCGCCAACGCCACCGACTCCGCCGATACCACCGATACCACCGGGGCCGCCGACGAAGCCCGGACCGCCGACGCCACTGATGCCGCCGACTCCACCGACTCCGCCAACACCGCCGACTCCGCCAACACCGCCGACTCCGCCGACTCCGCCGATACCGCCGACTCCGCCGACACCGCCTACGAAGCCGGGGCCGCCGCGACCGCCGGGGCCGTCGCTGCGCTTGGCGAGGGCGACGCTGTCCAGGGGTTCCTCGGCGCGGCTGTCCTCGCGGAACGGGTCGTCCACGCCGTTGAAGCGCTCGTCGCCGCGGCCGTGCTCGCGGCCGCCGCGCCCGTTGTTGCGGCAGATGCCGATGCCGCCGATACCACCGACGAAGCCGGGGACGCCGATGCCGCCGACTCCGCCGACTCCGCCGACTCCGCCGACTCCGCCGACGCCGCCGATACCACCGACGCCGCCGATACCACCGACGCCGCCGACCCCGCCGACCCCGCCGACGCCGCCAACCCCACCGGTGCCGCTGCACCAGCCGGGCGCGGGGCCGACGTTGGCGACGAAGCGGGCCGAGGACCAGGCCCAGAGGTTGCCGCTGAGCTGGTACCAGCGGGGGTTGCCGCTGATGGGGCTGCCCACGGACTTGCAGACGATGGCCACCAGGGCGTTGAAGGGGATGACGCCGACGCTGGCGAATTGGACGCCCGGTCCGCTGCGGACGCGCAGACCCGTACGGGCGACGACGCGGCCCTGGAACAGGGCCGCGTTGGGGGAGCGTGCGGACTTCACCGCTACTTCACGGGACAGGTCCCGGAGGCGCTCCGAAGGGGAAACGAGTTCACTTTGGCCGTCCGGTCCAGGAGCGGCAGGCACCCCGGCGGCAGGCCGGCCGTCGGTGGCGAAGGCGGTGCCCATGGTGCCGATGGCGAGGGTGCCGGCCAAGGCGCCGGTCACCGCGGTTGCGGCTATCTTGCTTGCGCGGGTGTGCAGAGTCATCTGCATCTCCAAGGTGGAGCGGGACCCGGCGGGGTCCAGGGAAATGGAAGCCGGACGCGCCCCGACTGCCTTCCACTTGACGTTGTCGGAATGTGGTGCGCCGGCAGCCGCAAAAGTGGCCATTTGAGCCTTTAAGCGGCGTTCACGGACATCACGCTAAGTGCGCCACTTTGTGTGCGCAACCGGTGGCGGAGCGTGGCCGTTTGTGATCATTCCCTGGCGGTTACGCCGGGTAATCAGCGTCAACCGGGGACGTTGTCGAAGGGCGCGGTCAACTGTCGGAGCAGGTTCGCGAGTTCCCCCCGCTGGCGGCCGGAGAGCTCGCCGAGGATGGCCCGCTCCTGGGCCAGCAGGCCCGCCAGGGCCTGGTCCGCCCGGTCCCGCCCCTCCGGGGTGAGCCGTACGAGGACGCCGCGCCGGTCCGAGGGGTCGGGCAGCCGCTCCACGAGCCCCTTCGTGGTGAGCCGGTCGATCCGGTTGGTCATCGTCCCCGAGGTGACCAGCGTCTGGGTCAGCAGCTGTCCGGGGGAGAGCTGGTAGGGCGCGCCCGCGCGGCGCAGGGAGGTCAGCACGTCGAACTCCCAGGGCTCCAGACCGTGCTCGGAGAACGCCAGCCGACGGGCCCGGTCCAGATGCCTCGCCAGCCGGCTGACCCGGCTGAGCACCTCGAGCGGTTCGACGTCGAGGTCAGGGCGCTCCCTGCGCCACGCAGCGACCAGCCGATCGACCTCGTCCTCCATGGAGATCAGTGTAAGGGTTGTGTCGACATGAAGTCTCTTGACATCAAGAGATTAGCTCTGGAACCTTGTGGGCAAGGTCGGCGGCAGGAAGAGATCCATCTCTCGCCAGGGAGTTCGAAACATGCCCGCAGCAGCCTGGGATCCCCAGCAGTATCTCCGCCACTCCACCCACCGCACCCGCCCCTTCCACGACCTGCTGGCCCGGATACCGGAGCTGCCCGGCGCGAGCCCGCGGATCGCGGACGTCGGCTGCGGCCCCGGCAACGTGACCGCCCTGCTCGCGCAGCGCTGGCCCGATGCCCGGATCACCGGTCTCGACAGCTCCGCCGAGATGCTGGAGGCCGCCCGGGCCTACGAGGGCCCCACCGCCGGGGGCGGCAGCCTCACCTTCCGCCCCGCCGACGCCGGCCACTGGGTCCCCGACGGCACCTACGACCTGATCGTCTCCAACGCCGCCCTCCAGTGGGTCGAGGGCCACGCCGAGCGGTTCCCCCTCTGGGTCGAGCACCTCGCTCCCGGCGGCGTCCTCGCCTTCCAGGTCCCCGGCAACTTCACCTCGCCCAGTCACGCGCTGCTCGGCGACCTCTGCGACTCCCCGGCCTGGCGCGACCGCCTCGGCGAGGGCCACGGCCGCCGCTACGTCCACATCCTCCAGCCCCCCGGCTACCTGGAGCGCCTCATCGAGATCCCCGACGTCGAGGTGGACGTCGACGTCTGGGAGACCACGTACGTACAGCTCCTGCAGGGCGAGGACGCGGTGCTCGAATGGACGAAGGGAACGGCGCTGCGCCCGGTACTGACCGCCCTCGAGGACGACCCGGAGGCCACCGGGGAGTTCCTCGGCCAGTACCGCGACCTGCTGCGCAAGGCCTACCCGGCGGGGCCGCACGGCACCGTCTTCCCCTTCCGGCGGATCTTCGCCGTCGCACGGAAAGCGGGGTGATCCCGATGATCACCGCCCTCGACCACGTCCAGCTCGCCGCCCCGCCCGGCTCCGAGGAGATCCTGCGCGCCTTCTACGCGGGGGTCCTGGGGATGAGCGAGGTCCCCAAGCCGCCGGTGCTCGCCGCCCGTGGCGGCTGCTGGTTCGCCGCGGGCCCGGTCGAGCTGCACATCGGCGTGGAGGAGGACTTCCGCCCCGCCCGCAAGGCCCATCCGGGCTTACGCGTGAGCGGCATCGGGGCCTACGCGGACCGGCTGGAGTCCCGCGGGGCCGCGGTCGTCTGGGACGGTGACCTGCCGGGCCATCGCCGTTTCCACACCGACGACCCGTTCGGCAACCGTCTGGAGTTCCTGGAGCCCGTCGACGCCGTGTGACACCCCGGCGGCGCCGCCCCTCCGCGGGGCCCGGCGCCTCCGGGCGGCACAGCCGTCACAGCGTGAGGAAGGCCGCTCCCAGGAGTGCGGCGCCGGCCAGGGCGGCGGTCCAGGCGGTGCGGGGCCAGCGCAGCCCCCCGGCCAGGACCAGGGAGGCGAGGAGCAGGGCGCCGCCCAGCGGGACCCAGGCGTGCAGCACACCGGCGAGTCCGGTGCGCACCACGTCGTCGGTGCCGGGCTTGACCGCGACCGGTATCCGCTCGCCGGTGCGGTGGGTGACCGCCTTGTCGATCGTCACCTTCCCGCGGAGTGAACCGAGACCCTCCGGCACGAAGGGGCCGGTGCAGGTGTCGGCGGCGCAGGTGGAGACCGTCATCGTGCCCTGCTCGCGGCCCTTGGTGAGCATGACGTGCTGGGCGGTCTTCCACGAGGTCCACACCCCGGCCGCCAGCATGAGCAGGACCAGCGCGCTCAGCAGCACGATGCGGCCGACCAGCAGCAGCCCCCAGGCGCTCTCGGCGGTGCGGCGGGCGAGACTCCGTTTGACCATGCGGGCGATCCTTGGCCATTGCATGGCACTCGGTCAACCTTTCGATGGTCAACCGTTGTAGGTGCCCTGCGCCCTCTCCAGCCCCTCGCAGACGAGCGACTCGACCGCGTCGGCCGCCCGGTCCACGAACCACTCGAGCTCCTTGCGCTCGGTGGAGGAGAAGTCCTTCAGGACGAAGTCCGCGACCTGCATCCGCCCCGGGGGGCGGCCGATGCCGCAGCGGACCCGCAGGTAGTCGGGGCCGAGGGACTTGGTGATCGACTTCAGGCCGTTGTGGCCGTTGTCGCCGCCGCCCTTCTTCAGACGCAGGGTGGCGTAGTCGATGTCCAACTCGTCGTGGACCGCGACGAGGTTGCCGAGCGGCACCTTGTAGAAGTCGCGCAGCGCCGTCACCGGGCCTCCGGAGAGGTTCATGTACGTCATCGGCTTGGCCAGTACGACACGGCGGCCGCCGATGCGCCCCTCGACGACCTGGGACCGGCTCTTGTGGGTCTTGAAGCGCCCGCCGATCCGGTCGGCGAGCAGGTCGGCGACCATGAAGCCGATGTTGTGCCGGTTGCCGGCGTACTCCGGTCCGGGGTTGCCCAGACCGGCCACCAGCCAGGGCCCCTCGGGGGCGCTTTCCGCTGCGCTCATGCTCATGTCGTCCATTCAACAGGACCGCCGTCCCGCTCCTTGCGGAGCGGGACGGCGGCCGGGGAACTGCGGGTGCTGCCGTACTTACTCGGCAGCGGCCTCGGCGCCCTCACCCTCGGCGCCCTCACCCTCGCCCTCGGCGGGAGCCTCGGCCTGGGCGGCGACGACCTGCAGGACGACGGTGTCCTCGTCGACGGCCAGGGTGGTGCCCTGGGGGAGCGGGATGTCCTTGGCGAGGATGGAGGTACCGGCCTCCAGGCCCTCGACGGAGACGGTGACGCCGTCGGGGATGTGGGTCGCCTCGGCCTCGACCGGCAGCGCGTTGAGCACGTGCTCCAGCAGGTTGCCGCCGGGGGCGAGCTCGCCCTCGGTGCTGACCACGATCTCGACGGTGACCTTCTCGCCGCGCTTGACCGAGAGGAGGTCGACGTGCTCCAGGAAGCCCTTCAGCGGGTCGCGCTGCACGGCCTTGGGGATGACCAGCTCGGTGCCGTCACCCTCGATGTCCAGGCTGATCAGGACGTTCGGGGTGCGCAGGGCGAGCAGCAGGTCGTGGCCCGGCAGGGCGACGTGCTTGGGGTCCTGGCCGTGGCCGTAGATGACACCGGGGACCTGGTGCGAGCGGCGGATGCGGCGGGCGGCGCCCTTGCCGAACTCGGTGCGCAGCTGCGCGGAGATCTTCACCTCGGACATGGGGATCACACTCCTCGTGATGACGACGGGACTTCGGTCGGTCGCCCAGCCCACGACGGGCCGTTCCACTTACGAGGAGCGCGTCGATAACGGAGTCCGCCGTCGAAACGGGAACGGCCTCCCTCGCCGAGCAACTCGCAGAGTCTACCCGGCGGGGAGGCCGCCCCGGAAATCGATCAGACGGTGATCAGTGCGCGTCCTCGAAGAGGCTCGTCA includes:
- a CDS encoding response regulator transcription factor, translating into MGRIRVLVVDDHRIFAESLAAALAAEPDVDVSAAGSGAAAQRCLERAASDGRRYDVLLVDADLGTTSAVGVRVMGAPRAAPLGAADGGAQTGLDGIALVERVRSEHPATRTVVLAERDDARRAARALQAGASGWVAKDCSLSRLLAVMRGVLRDETHLPPALLTGVLRELTAARRHRTESERLVESLTPREQEVLRCMVAGLGRKAVAERLYLSPHTVRTHMQNVLGKLGVHSTLAAVALARRAGVPPADGEGGRVGSAAPVQHV
- a CDS encoding SH3 domain-containing protein, translated to MTLHTRASKIAATAVTGALAGTLAIGTMGTAFATDGRPAAGVPAAPGPDGQSELVSPSERLRDLSREVAVKSARSPNAALFQGRVVARTGLRVRSGPGVQFASVGVIPFNALVAIVCKSVGSPISGNPRWYQLSGNLWAWSSARFVANVGPAPGWCSGTGGVGGVGGVGGVGGVGGIGGVGGIGGVGGVGGVGGVGGVGGIGVPGFVGGIGGIGICRNNGRGGREHGRGDERFNGVDDPFREDSRAEEPLDSVALAKRSDGPGGRGGPGFVGGVGGVGGIGGVGGVGGVGGVGGVGGVGGVGGISGVGGPGFVGGPGGIGGIGGVGGVGGVGGIGGVGGVGGIGGVGGPGFVGGVGGVGGVGGVGGPGFVGGVGGVGGVGGIGGIAGPGFVGGPGFNGGFNCRDNGRGGNRGDNGRGDNGRGDNRGDNGRGGNGRGDNGRGDNRGDNNRDPFDDAGDNNRGDNNGRDPFDGLNDRGQENGHRDRANDRDTSRSTPTTGVGGDRPAPTTGVGGDRPAPTTGVGGE
- a CDS encoding MarR family transcriptional regulator yields the protein MEDEVDRLVAAWRRERPDLDVEPLEVLSRVSRLARHLDRARRLAFSEHGLEPWEFDVLTSLRRAGAPYQLSPGQLLTQTLVTSGTMTNRIDRLTTKGLVERLPDPSDRRGVLVRLTPEGRDRADQALAGLLAQERAILGELSGRQRGELANLLRQLTAPFDNVPG
- a CDS encoding trans-aconitate 2-methyltransferase, which produces MPAAAWDPQQYLRHSTHRTRPFHDLLARIPELPGASPRIADVGCGPGNVTALLAQRWPDARITGLDSSAEMLEAARAYEGPTAGGGSLTFRPADAGHWVPDGTYDLIVSNAALQWVEGHAERFPLWVEHLAPGGVLAFQVPGNFTSPSHALLGDLCDSPAWRDRLGEGHGRRYVHILQPPGYLERLIEIPDVEVDVDVWETTYVQLLQGEDAVLEWTKGTALRPVLTALEDDPEATGEFLGQYRDLLRKAYPAGPHGTVFPFRRIFAVARKAG
- a CDS encoding glyoxalase; this translates as MITALDHVQLAAPPGSEEILRAFYAGVLGMSEVPKPPVLAARGGCWFAAGPVELHIGVEEDFRPARKAHPGLRVSGIGAYADRLESRGAAVVWDGDLPGHRRFHTDDPFGNRLEFLEPVDAV
- the pth gene encoding aminoacyl-tRNA hydrolase; translation: MDDMSMSAAESAPEGPWLVAGLGNPGPEYAGNRHNIGFMVADLLADRIGGRFKTHKSRSQVVEGRIGGRRVVLAKPMTYMNLSGGPVTALRDFYKVPLGNLVAVHDELDIDYATLRLKKGGGDNGHNGLKSITKSLGPDYLRVRCGIGRPPGRMQVADFVLKDFSSTERKELEWFVDRAADAVESLVCEGLERAQGTYNG
- a CDS encoding 50S ribosomal protein L25/general stress protein Ctc gives rise to the protein MSEVKISAQLRTEFGKGAARRIRRSHQVPGVIYGHGQDPKHVALPGHDLLLALRTPNVLISLDIEGDGTELVIPKAVQRDPLKGFLEHVDLLSVKRGEKVTVEIVVSTEGELAPGGNLLEHVLNALPVEAEATHIPDGVTVSVEGLEAGTSILAKDIPLPQGTTLAVDEDTVVLQVVAAQAEAPAEGEGEGAEGEGAEAAAE